Proteins found in one Candidatus Eremiobacteraceae bacterium genomic segment:
- a CDS encoding DUF2064 domain-containing protein: MTIGKRQAVLAIVAEHPDRRTPSALQTEIGRAADARFARAVIGDLAERFGRPEAACSLLWCVPADAASDFTTLTSGAGDVADIAGGTIGARWDHAARAAFARGFTHVAVMGLDAPHVPADVVYGALGQVDQYGLAFGAGDRDTIYVAAVNKPTPIFVDVAFEGDHAATDLVVAAAQRGLSCAPLVGNFSVRTADDLRRLAEYLDRHVRVAAPRTRAVVAELIANRADAKT; the protein is encoded by the coding sequence GTGACCATCGGAAAACGGCAAGCGGTGCTCGCGATCGTCGCAGAGCATCCGGATCGGCGCACGCCTTCCGCACTGCAAACGGAGATCGGTCGCGCGGCCGATGCTCGGTTCGCGCGCGCCGTCATCGGCGATCTTGCGGAGCGATTCGGCCGGCCCGAAGCCGCCTGTTCGTTGCTCTGGTGCGTGCCGGCCGATGCGGCCTCCGATTTTACCACCTTGACATCCGGCGCGGGCGACGTCGCGGACATCGCGGGCGGCACCATTGGTGCGCGCTGGGATCATGCCGCGCGCGCCGCATTCGCGCGCGGGTTCACCCACGTCGCGGTGATGGGACTCGACGCGCCGCACGTGCCGGCCGACGTCGTCTACGGCGCGCTTGGTCAGGTCGACCAGTACGGACTGGCGTTCGGCGCCGGAGATCGCGATACGATCTACGTGGCTGCGGTGAACAAGCCGACGCCGATCTTCGTAGACGTCGCCTTCGAAGGCGATCACGCTGCGACCGACCTCGTCGTCGCCGCGGCACAGCGTGGCCTCTCCTGCGCGCCGCTCGTCGGGAATTTTTCGGTTCGAACGGCAGACGATCTGCGCAGGCTGGCGGAGTATCTCGATCGCCACGTTCGCGTGGCCGCGCCGCGCACGAGGGCCGTCGTCGCAGAATTGATCGCGAACCGGGCGGACGCGAAGACGTGA
- a CDS encoding D-aminoacylase — MKTESVLDVIFEQALVLDGTGGPIFTTDVALVGDRIARVGDCVGRDAVQRIDCRGLALSPGFIDMHGHSDEALFALPTADSKIMQGVTLEIGGNCGMSPGPFSPATLLERRSELRSHFNIETTSEDLGGFLDALEAAPPAMNFACLVGLGNSRSAVGGVLPGPLTKEALDQQCELVRAACERGAIGVSSGLIYQPGSFADIAELAALATAAAKGGSPLYASHIRSEGDRLVEAVDEALDVGMRTDVAVQLSHHKASGKRNWGKVHDTLAKVEKARGFGLDVVLDQYPYKASSTGLDVILPADVNVGTRREIADRLADPFYFSLTTRRVDAEYRERWHEVLIASVGSDANRRFEGMTVDAIAAERGMPPAETAVGLLRDEALDVAAIYFTMCEDDLRTVMGYRETCIGSDASVRALEGVTARGKPHPRAFGTFPRVFKYYVREAKVLSIEEAVRRSCGLPAGRLGLRERGLVAEGFFADLVLFDPATIADTATYEDPHRYPDGIRYVFVNGTAVVREGRLTGLRPGKVLRRGRDL, encoded by the coding sequence ATGAAGACTGAAAGCGTGCTCGACGTCATCTTTGAACAAGCTCTCGTCCTTGATGGGACGGGTGGTCCAATTTTCACCACCGATGTCGCGCTCGTCGGCGATAGAATCGCGCGCGTCGGCGACTGCGTGGGCCGCGATGCCGTGCAACGCATCGACTGTCGCGGATTGGCGTTGTCGCCAGGCTTCATCGACATGCACGGTCACTCCGACGAAGCGCTCTTCGCATTGCCGACGGCGGACAGCAAGATCATGCAGGGCGTGACCCTTGAGATCGGCGGCAATTGCGGGATGTCACCTGGGCCTTTCTCGCCGGCCACACTTCTAGAACGCCGATCGGAGCTTCGGTCGCATTTCAATATCGAAACGACATCGGAAGACCTCGGCGGTTTCTTGGACGCGCTCGAAGCCGCGCCGCCGGCGATGAATTTCGCGTGTCTCGTGGGGCTTGGAAATTCGCGGTCCGCGGTGGGCGGTGTGCTGCCCGGACCACTCACGAAAGAAGCCCTCGACCAGCAGTGCGAGCTCGTCCGCGCGGCGTGCGAACGCGGCGCGATCGGCGTGTCGTCGGGTTTGATCTATCAACCCGGCAGCTTCGCCGACATCGCCGAACTCGCAGCGCTCGCAACCGCTGCCGCAAAGGGCGGATCGCCGCTCTATGCATCGCACATCCGCAGCGAGGGCGACCGGCTCGTCGAAGCCGTCGACGAAGCGCTCGATGTGGGCATGCGAACCGATGTCGCGGTGCAGCTCTCGCATCATAAAGCGTCGGGGAAGCGCAACTGGGGTAAGGTGCACGACACGCTCGCGAAGGTCGAGAAGGCGCGCGGCTTCGGTCTCGACGTCGTGCTGGATCAATATCCGTACAAAGCGTCCTCCACCGGACTCGACGTCATCCTCCCGGCGGATGTGAACGTCGGCACGCGTCGCGAGATCGCCGACCGGCTTGCCGATCCGTTCTACTTCTCGCTTACCACGCGGCGCGTCGACGCCGAATATCGCGAACGCTGGCACGAGGTGCTCATCGCGTCGGTCGGCTCGGATGCGAACCGCCGTTTCGAAGGGATGACCGTTGACGCGATCGCCGCCGAACGAGGCATGCCGCCGGCGGAAACTGCGGTCGGCTTGCTGCGCGACGAAGCGCTTGACGTCGCGGCGATCTACTTCACCATGTGCGAAGACGATCTGCGGACGGTGATGGGTTATCGAGAGACATGCATCGGAAGCGACGCAAGCGTGCGTGCGCTCGAAGGCGTGACGGCTCGCGGCAAGCCGCATCCGCGGGCCTTCGGCACGTTTCCACGCGTCTTCAAATACTACGTGCGCGAAGCGAAAGTCTTATCGATCGAGGAGGCGGTGCGCCGGAGCTGCGGGCTGCCCGCCGGAAGACTCGGGTTACGAGAACGCGGTCTGGTGGCGGAAGGCTTTTTTGCCGACCTCGTGCTTTTCGACCCCGCGACGATCGCCGATACGGCGACGTATGAAGATCCGCACCGTTATCCAGATGGCATACGGTACGTTTTTGTGAACGGCACGGCCGTCGTTCGCGAGGGTCGTTTAACCGGTTTGAGGCCGGGGAAGGTGCTGCGCAGGGGACGAGACCTCTAA
- the polA gene encoding DNA polymerase I codes for MLLDVYALVYRAFFALPPLTRSDGTAVNAVYGFERMLNLVLTKEKPTHVGACFDAGIPPERLELMPTYKANRPDMPNELRSQFPLVRRVLDGYGVKVVEIEGEEADDCIATIADHASKDSFQSVIVSGDMDLLQLVDEHCTVLTPKRGVSDLVRYDEAAVFERYGLRPAQLADYRGLKGDPSDNLSGVPGIGEKTAAKLIAQFGTLDELLAHTSEVKPDRIGRLLAENADLARRCRDVSLAKRTLDIEVGWQNFEYAPPERERLIELYREMEFRTLLGRTESLDAAPAQSAAGPARIAAGPAWRTTLTASPDEARSHIARAALEPEIAIALVGDGGEPDGIAIALPSSKEAFIVPASVLKADAPTRAALADILQSPLPAIVALDVKRLWRWAADAGFTLNGLVFDASLAYGLLDADRIGVSLPDIAAAYGVSGAAPAAAQNASLELFGSGETVTAAQASEAAAIAQVAVPLREDLTNAGMMRLFTEVEMPLAPVLGAMERAGFRLDLVELDRIRTKLDAVIDETTASIHQLAGESFNINSTKVLGAILFDKLGIGGGAKKKTGWGTGIEVLGPLAAEHEIVRRVLDYREATKLKSTYVDALPLQIDSGGLLHTTFGQLGAATGRLSSNNPNLQNIPVRSEIGRGIRRAFTAPTRGRILLAADYSQIELRLFAHLADDATLLAAFASGEDIHAYTARIVFDVPEGEPVPAELRRRAKAVNFGVLYGMGSFGLAQAVGISRGEAREFISSYFARFPMVKDYIAHAISQARVDGYVSTIIGRRRYLPGLKAANPMLRATAERIATNAPLQGSAADLIKLAMLRIARAIESAALPAQLLLQVHDELIFEVEPAALPQLENAVRDAMEHALNLRVPLVVDLKSGPTWGDIA; via the coding sequence ATGCTGCTCGATGTTTACGCGCTCGTCTATCGCGCGTTCTTCGCGCTGCCGCCGCTGACGCGCTCTGACGGGACCGCCGTGAACGCGGTCTACGGTTTTGAGCGCATGCTCAATCTTGTGCTGACCAAAGAGAAGCCGACCCACGTCGGGGCGTGCTTCGATGCCGGCATCCCTCCCGAGCGTTTGGAATTGATGCCGACGTATAAGGCGAACCGCCCGGACATGCCTAACGAGCTCCGCTCGCAATTCCCGCTTGTCCGCCGCGTGCTCGACGGCTACGGCGTGAAGGTGGTCGAGATCGAAGGCGAAGAAGCCGACGACTGCATCGCCACCATCGCCGATCACGCGTCCAAGGACAGCTTTCAGTCGGTCATCGTCTCCGGCGACATGGATCTGCTCCAACTCGTGGACGAGCACTGTACGGTGCTGACGCCGAAGCGCGGCGTGAGCGATCTGGTCCGCTACGACGAAGCGGCCGTATTCGAACGCTATGGGCTACGCCCGGCGCAGCTCGCCGACTATCGCGGGCTCAAAGGTGATCCGTCCGACAATCTCTCCGGCGTGCCCGGCATCGGCGAAAAAACGGCCGCCAAGCTGATCGCGCAGTTCGGCACGCTCGACGAGCTTCTCGCGCACACGAGCGAAGTAAAGCCGGATCGCATCGGGCGCCTGCTCGCCGAAAACGCCGACCTCGCGCGGCGCTGTCGCGACGTCTCGTTAGCCAAGCGCACGCTCGACATCGAAGTCGGTTGGCAGAATTTCGAGTATGCGCCGCCCGAGCGTGAGCGCCTCATCGAGCTCTATCGCGAAATGGAATTTCGCACGCTGCTCGGCCGAACGGAATCGCTCGATGCCGCGCCGGCTCAATCCGCAGCCGGACCGGCGCGCATCGCTGCCGGACCGGCCTGGCGCACCACGCTCACGGCATCGCCCGATGAGGCGCGCAGCCATATCGCGCGCGCGGCGCTCGAGCCCGAGATCGCGATCGCTCTCGTGGGCGATGGCGGCGAACCCGACGGCATCGCGATCGCATTACCGAGTTCGAAAGAAGCGTTCATCGTGCCGGCGAGCGTGCTGAAAGCAGACGCTCCCACGCGCGCCGCGCTTGCCGATATCTTGCAGTCACCGCTGCCCGCAATCGTCGCGCTCGACGTCAAGCGGCTGTGGCGTTGGGCGGCGGATGCCGGTTTCACCTTGAACGGACTCGTATTCGACGCGAGTCTCGCATACGGTCTGCTCGACGCGGATCGTATCGGCGTGAGCTTACCTGACATCGCCGCCGCGTACGGCGTCTCCGGCGCCGCACCGGCCGCGGCGCAGAACGCTTCGTTAGAACTGTTCGGATCGGGGGAAACGGTTACCGCGGCGCAAGCGTCGGAAGCGGCCGCGATCGCCCAAGTCGCGGTGCCGCTGCGCGAGGACCTCACGAACGCCGGCATGATGCGTCTGTTCACGGAAGTCGAGATGCCGCTCGCGCCGGTCCTCGGCGCGATGGAGCGCGCCGGTTTCAGGCTCGACCTCGTGGAGCTCGATCGCATTCGGACGAAGCTCGACGCGGTCATCGACGAAACGACCGCTTCGATCCATCAGCTCGCCGGCGAATCGTTCAACATCAACTCGACAAAAGTGCTCGGCGCCATTCTCTTCGACAAGCTCGGGATAGGCGGCGGCGCGAAAAAGAAAACCGGCTGGGGAACCGGCATCGAAGTGCTCGGTCCGCTCGCTGCAGAACACGAGATCGTCCGCCGCGTGCTCGACTATCGCGAAGCGACGAAACTAAAATCCACCTACGTCGACGCGCTGCCGCTGCAGATCGATAGCGGCGGATTGCTGCATACGACGTTCGGCCAGCTCGGCGCCGCCACCGGCAGGCTGTCGAGCAACAATCCGAATCTGCAGAACATCCCCGTTCGCAGCGAGATCGGTCGCGGCATCCGGCGCGCGTTTACCGCGCCGACACGCGGCCGTATATTGCTGGCCGCGGACTATTCGCAGATCGAGCTTCGCCTCTTCGCGCATCTCGCAGACGATGCGACGCTTCTCGCCGCGTTTGCGAGCGGCGAGGACATCCATGCCTACACCGCGCGCATCGTGTTCGACGTGCCCGAAGGCGAGCCCGTACCGGCCGAGCTGCGGCGGCGCGCGAAAGCGGTGAACTTCGGCGTCCTGTACGGGATGGGTTCATTCGGCCTCGCGCAGGCGGTCGGCATCTCGCGCGGCGAGGCGCGGGAGTTCATCTCATCGTACTTCGCCCGTTTCCCCATGGTGAAGGACTACATCGCACATGCGATCAGTCAGGCGCGCGTGGACGGCTACGTCTCCACGATCATCGGGCGGCGCCGCTACTTGCCCGGTCTCAAGGCCGCCAACCCGATGCTGCGCGCGACGGCAGAACGCATCGCCACGAACGCGCCGTTGCAAGGCAGCGCCGCCGACCTCATCAAGCTCGCGATGCTGCGGATCGCGCGCGCGATCGAAAGCGCTGCGTTGCCCGCCCAACTCTTGCTCCAGGTGCACGACGAATTGATCTTCGAAGTCGAACCCGCTGCGTTGCCGCAGCTCGAGAACGCGGTGCGCGATGCGATGGAACACGCGCTCAATCTGCGCGTGCCGCTCGTCGTCGATCTCAAGTCCGGCCCCACCTGGGGCGATATCGCGTAG
- a CDS encoding polysaccharide deacetylase family protein: protein MKRFASFVVAIALFALLLPQPASASSLAKRTVASDGSATLHSYVGADDRVWLVHTQRKLIALTFDDGPYPFYTPLLLHVLDRSHVHATFFCVGRSAQEFPDLMDRIIESGDDVGNHTFNHIKLSGLSTTQIADQIIEADAILASFVGHRIDLFRPPHGRYDRRVIEVASAMGYRTILWSDSPEDYKDISPTVEVERVMKQARPGAIVLLHSGQYRTIEALPVIIDRLRAQGYTFVTVDELLAAQQI, encoded by the coding sequence ATGAAGCGGTTCGCGAGCTTCGTTGTCGCGATCGCCCTTTTCGCGCTCTTGCTGCCGCAGCCGGCGTCTGCATCCAGTTTGGCCAAGCGCACGGTCGCATCGGATGGCTCCGCCACGCTCCATTCCTACGTCGGAGCCGACGACCGCGTCTGGCTCGTTCACACGCAACGCAAACTCATCGCGCTCACGTTTGACGACGGACCGTATCCGTTCTACACGCCGCTCTTACTGCACGTCTTGGATCGCTCGCACGTCCACGCCACGTTTTTCTGTGTCGGTCGCTCGGCGCAAGAGTTTCCCGACCTCATGGATCGCATCATCGAATCCGGGGACGACGTCGGCAATCACACGTTCAACCATATCAAGCTCAGCGGGCTCTCGACCACGCAGATCGCCGATCAGATCATCGAGGCCGATGCGATCTTGGCCTCGTTCGTCGGTCACCGTATCGATCTGTTCCGCCCGCCGCACGGACGTTACGACCGGCGCGTGATTGAGGTCGCCTCGGCCATGGGTTATCGCACAATTCTTTGGAGCGACAGCCCGGAGGATTATAAGGATATCTCGCCCACGGTCGAGGTCGAGCGCGTCATGAAGCAGGCGCGGCCCGGCGCGATCGTGCTGCTCCACAGCGGGCAATATCGCACGATCGAAGCGCTGCCGGTGATCATCGATCGTCTGCGCGCACAGGGCTACACGTTCGTCACCGTCGATGAGCTCTTAGCAGCCCAGCAGATTTAG
- a CDS encoding MFS transporter: protein MKRRALSLLSFGHLTVDVTAGALTAMLPYLQSEFALSYVLLATISTTYQVTSSIAQPIFGIVSDRGAKRYLVPMGVLLAAGGFAMLGKAPTYGLVLAAVALTGIGSAIFHPEATKSARFVSGTARATGMSYFSIGGNIGVALGPLVVTAIVAWAGTGGTWIYIVPGVVATGLVLLAGPAIGRAESAHAAAAPPGRIRSDRRPMALLIAVVALRSMIYSGVLVFVPLYAVHVLHRPTSFTGPLLFAILASGALSTIVGGAIADRVGNKRTMLTSLAFVPLLLATYIISPGAMGVTALALAGACIISTTSISVVMAQDFMPGRLALAASLVIGFTSGLGGLGVALLGGLADLAGLRIVLWVLVGIAVAGTVLTAFLPAGAARRASDLQAAPLPEPARLR from the coding sequence GTGAAACGTAGGGCGCTCTCGCTGCTCAGTTTCGGACATCTCACGGTGGACGTCACCGCCGGTGCGCTCACGGCGATGCTGCCCTATCTGCAGTCGGAGTTCGCGCTCTCGTACGTGCTGCTCGCCACAATCTCCACGACGTATCAGGTCACGTCGTCGATCGCGCAGCCGATCTTCGGCATCGTCTCCGACCGCGGCGCGAAACGCTATCTCGTGCCGATGGGGGTCTTGCTTGCCGCGGGCGGATTTGCGATGCTCGGCAAGGCGCCCACCTACGGTCTCGTGCTCGCCGCGGTTGCGCTCACCGGCATCGGCTCCGCGATCTTCCATCCGGAAGCGACGAAATCGGCGCGCTTTGTCTCGGGAACGGCACGCGCTACCGGGATGTCGTATTTTTCGATCGGCGGCAATATCGGCGTGGCGCTCGGTCCGCTCGTCGTGACGGCGATCGTCGCATGGGCGGGCACCGGGGGCACGTGGATCTACATCGTGCCGGGAGTCGTGGCCACAGGCCTTGTGCTGCTCGCCGGTCCGGCGATCGGACGCGCTGAGTCAGCGCACGCCGCGGCGGCGCCGCCTGGCAGAATACGATCCGATAGGCGGCCGATGGCGTTGCTCATCGCGGTCGTCGCGCTGCGTTCGATGATCTACAGCGGCGTACTCGTCTTCGTTCCACTGTATGCTGTGCACGTGCTGCATCGGCCGACATCGTTCACCGGACCGCTGCTCTTCGCGATCTTGGCTTCGGGCGCGCTCAGCACGATCGTCGGCGGCGCCATCGCGGATCGCGTGGGCAACAAGCGCACGATGCTGACAAGCCTCGCCTTCGTGCCGCTGCTGCTCGCGACGTACATCATTTCGCCGGGCGCGATGGGCGTCACCGCGTTAGCGCTGGCCGGCGCCTGCATCATCTCGACCACGTCGATCAGCGTCGTCATGGCCCAAGACTTCATGCCCGGGCGCCTCGCGCTCGCTGCTTCGCTCGTCATCGGCTTCACGTCCGGGCTCGGCGGCCTTGGCGTCGCGCTGCTCGGCGGGCTCGCCGACCTCGCGGGGTTGCGCATCGTCCTTTGGGTGCTTGTCGGTATCGCGGTCGCCGGCACCGTTTTGACGGCGTTCTTACCGGCCGGCGCCGCACGGCGCGCGAGCGATCTGCAAGCCGCTCCGCTGCCGGAACCGGCACGCCTGCGCTGA
- the mutM gene encoding bifunctional DNA-formamidopyrimidine glycosylase/DNA-(apurinic or apyrimidinic site) lyase, producing the protein MPELPEVETIARGLHARVRGKRIATIGISWQRTVDARSLPLSALAGKQINGVTRIGKFVAIELSGGFTLAVHLRMTGRLLVGSPNVQVHAHERARITFRDASVLTFSDARKFGRMRLLRGDAAAQLAVGRDPLDPQLTSNDLKEMMAGRRTPVKVWLLDQRRLSGIGNIYASEALFFAGIRPRRAAGRLTSAECAGLLKSLRLVLRRAIRSGGSSLNDYVDSEGKEGSFQKQFSVYGRSGLHCLQCRGPVRRIVLAQRSTFYCSTCQR; encoded by the coding sequence GTGCCGGAACTTCCAGAAGTCGAAACGATCGCGCGCGGTCTGCATGCGCGCGTGCGCGGCAAACGCATCGCGACCATCGGCATCTCGTGGCAGCGCACCGTCGATGCGCGCAGCCTCCCGTTGTCCGCGCTCGCGGGCAAACAGATCAACGGCGTCACCCGCATCGGGAAGTTTGTCGCCATCGAACTGAGCGGCGGCTTCACGCTCGCGGTGCATTTGCGCATGACGGGCCGGTTGCTCGTGGGCTCGCCGAATGTGCAGGTTCACGCGCACGAGCGCGCGCGCATCACGTTTCGCGACGCGAGCGTTCTCACGTTTTCTGATGCGCGCAAATTCGGGCGCATGCGTCTGCTGCGCGGCGATGCCGCTGCGCAACTCGCTGTCGGCCGCGATCCGCTTGATCCGCAACTCACTTCCAACGATTTGAAAGAAATGATGGCGGGGCGGCGCACACCGGTAAAGGTCTGGTTGCTTGACCAGCGCAGACTATCTGGTATAGGAAACATCTATGCGAGTGAAGCGCTTTTTTTCGCGGGCATCAGGCCGCGCCGCGCGGCCGGCCGCCTCACATCTGCTGAATGCGCTGGCTTGCTCAAAAGTTTGCGTCTCGTGCTTCGACGCGCGATCCGATCGGGCGGCTCAAGTCTGAACGATTACGTTGATTCTGAAGGAAAGGAGGGCAGTTTTCAGAAGCAATTCTCCGTCTATGGGCGTTCCGGCTTGCATTGTCTGCAATGCCGGGGTCCGGTACGGCGCATCGTTCTGGCCCAACGGAGCACGTTCTACTGCTCCACTTGCCAGCGATAA
- the coaE gene encoding dephospho-CoA kinase (Dephospho-CoA kinase (CoaE) performs the final step in coenzyme A biosynthesis.) encodes MVIGLTGGIGAGKSTVANLFRREGALVIDTDVIARQVVAPPSPVLDALAAEFGQSIIQQDGTLDRRALAAMVFGDPKRIARLNAITHPAIRERTLELIEAEPAGSTIIVVVPLLFQSGFDKHCDQTISVIAPAEERRRRLMARDGSTAADADARIAAQLPDEEYERRADLVIRNTGDLNELSRDVAAVWSSIRM; translated from the coding sequence ATGGTCATCGGTCTAACGGGCGGCATCGGCGCCGGAAAGAGCACGGTTGCAAATCTCTTCCGGCGTGAAGGCGCGCTCGTGATCGACACGGACGTCATCGCCCGCCAAGTCGTGGCGCCGCCAAGCCCGGTTCTCGACGCCCTCGCCGCTGAGTTCGGACAGTCGATCATCCAGCAAGACGGCACCCTCGATCGTCGCGCGTTGGCTGCGATGGTTTTCGGCGACCCGAAGCGCATCGCGCGGCTCAATGCGATCACCCATCCGGCCATTCGCGAACGCACGCTGGAGTTGATCGAAGCCGAGCCGGCCGGCTCGACCATCATCGTCGTCGTGCCGTTGCTCTTCCAATCCGGATTCGACAAGCATTGCGATCAGACGATCAGCGTGATCGCTCCCGCAGAGGAGCGTCGCAGACGTCTGATGGCACGCGATGGCTCAACCGCGGCCGACGCGGATGCGCGGATCGCCGCGCAGCTTCCCGACGAGGAATACGAACGCCGCGCCGATCTCGTGATTCGCAACACCGGAGACCTGAACGAACTCAGCCGCGATGTCGCCGCGGTCTGGTCGTCAATACGAATGTAG
- a CDS encoding S1 RNA-binding domain-containing protein: MADTEVIEPAQAPDDEFALEQRLYEESLKTLDEGQVLQGLIVAKSNDELLVDIGGKSEGVVTSRELSSGLSISDLKVGDTLEVLVHRIDGDGDGTMYLSEKRARALKTWEKVLEAHERNDAINATVTQVVKGGVLVDLGMRGFVPASQIRRHPVGNLDELVGKELRLKVIDLDHKRRRVVLSQRVVLEEELNQKKQELLSTLQAGQIREGTVVRLADFGAFVDLGGIDGLIHNSELSWSRIKHPSEVVTIGDKVMVEVMKFDTEAKKVSLSVKHSLEDPWKTVPDQLVEGTVVPAVLIKATQNYLLVEVLPGVTGMVPKSEFDPATAPAQGETVQVRLLSINTGTRRITASLVKAAEGAENATLPVAEPEQPEAPTGMTIGDALAPSTEPTPEP; this comes from the coding sequence ATGGCCGATACCGAAGTCATCGAACCAGCGCAAGCACCCGACGACGAGTTCGCTCTCGAGCAGCGGCTCTACGAAGAAAGCCTCAAGACCCTCGACGAAGGCCAAGTGCTCCAAGGTCTCATCGTCGCAAAATCCAACGACGAACTCCTCGTCGACATCGGTGGAAAATCCGAAGGCGTGGTGACGTCGCGCGAATTGTCATCCGGTCTGTCGATCTCCGATCTCAAAGTCGGCGACACGCTTGAAGTGCTCGTCCACCGCATCGACGGCGATGGCGATGGCACGATGTACCTTTCCGAAAAGCGCGCACGCGCGCTGAAGACGTGGGAGAAAGTCCTCGAGGCGCACGAGCGCAACGATGCGATCAACGCCACCGTCACGCAAGTGGTCAAGGGCGGCGTCCTCGTCGATCTCGGCATGCGCGGCTTCGTGCCCGCATCGCAGATCCGCCGGCATCCGGTCGGCAATCTCGATGAGTTGGTCGGCAAGGAATTGCGGCTCAAAGTCATCGACCTCGATCACAAGCGCCGCCGCGTCGTTCTTTCGCAGCGCGTCGTGCTCGAAGAAGAACTGAATCAGAAGAAGCAAGAATTGCTTTCCACCTTGCAAGCGGGCCAAATCCGCGAAGGCACGGTCGTTCGTCTGGCCGACTTCGGCGCATTCGTGGACTTAGGCGGCATCGATGGGCTGATCCACAACAGCGAACTGTCGTGGTCGCGCATCAAGCATCCGAGCGAAGTCGTGACCATCGGCGACAAAGTCATGGTCGAGGTCATGAAGTTCGATACCGAGGCCAAGAAAGTCAGCCTGTCGGTCAAACACTCGCTTGAAGACCCGTGGAAGACGGTGCCCGATCAACTCGTCGAAGGCACGGTCGTGCCGGCCGTCTTGATCAAAGCGACGCAGAACTACTTGCTGGTCGAAGTGTTGCCCGGCGTCACGGGCATGGTGCCGAAGTCCGAGTTCGATCCGGCTACCGCGCCGGCACAAGGCGAGACCGTGCAAGTGCGCTTGCTCTCCATCAATACGGGAACGCGGCGCATCACGGCAAGTCTTGTGAAAGCGGCCGAGGGCGCGGAGAACGCCACGCTGCCGGTGGCCGAACCCGAACAACCGGAAGCGCCGACCGGCATGACGATTGGCGACGCGCTCGCGCCGTCGACCGAACCCACACCCGAGCCGTAG
- a CDS encoding CPBP family intramembrane glutamic endopeptidase, with product MPFSDGHVRTNLERAAALAKGPPGECVAVGARMHFISLGFSSRPATLALFAMIAVLLVAVPIVAYWRSRFDDPDRAEERRVKHARYARSLVVIWAITALALYALRLYGMGVADVGVRAPHEPWQYAFGFAVPALFALANFGRTSISPEYLQRVRRVIPVDASDWVWFVPVALTAGICEEFLYRGYALTQVAAITGSLPAGFVLSSVAFGFAHIYQGRIGVIGTAITGALYATVFLATGSVVPCMIGHVGQDIVAGLLYSRRIRAIDASAPDTA from the coding sequence TTGCCGTTTTCCGATGGTCACGTACGAACGAACCTCGAGCGGGCGGCGGCGCTTGCGAAAGGTCCGCCTGGTGAATGCGTGGCAGTTGGGGCGCGGATGCATTTTATTTCGCTTGGGTTTTCATCGCGGCCTGCGACGCTTGCGCTCTTCGCGATGATCGCTGTGTTGCTTGTCGCTGTTCCTATTGTCGCGTATTGGCGCTCGCGATTCGATGATCCCGACCGCGCGGAGGAACGCCGCGTCAAACACGCCCGCTACGCGCGTTCGCTCGTCGTGATCTGGGCGATCACCGCGCTCGCGCTCTATGCCTTACGACTGTACGGTATGGGTGTTGCAGACGTCGGCGTCCGCGCGCCCCACGAGCCGTGGCAATACGCGTTCGGATTCGCGGTGCCGGCGCTCTTCGCGCTCGCCAACTTCGGACGCACGAGCATCTCGCCGGAATATCTGCAGCGGGTGCGGCGCGTGATTCCGGTGGATGCGTCGGATTGGGTCTGGTTCGTGCCGGTCGCGCTGACCGCCGGGATCTGCGAAGAGTTCCTCTATCGCGGCTACGCGCTGACCCAAGTGGCAGCGATCACCGGCAGCCTGCCCGCGGGTTTCGTCCTCTCAAGCGTTGCGTTCGGTTTTGCGCACATCTATCAAGGCCGCATCGGCGTGATCGGCACGGCTATCACCGGCGCGCTCTATGCGACCGTCTTCCTCGCCACCGGGTCGGTCGTGCCATGCATGATCGGGCACGTCGGTCAGGATATCGTCGCGGGACTCTTGTATTCGCGCCGCATCCGAGCCATAGATGCGAGCGCGCCCGACACGGCTTGA